Proteins from a single region of Primulina tabacum isolate GXHZ01 chromosome 5, ASM2559414v2, whole genome shotgun sequence:
- the LOC142544713 gene encoding LOW QUALITY PROTEIN: ethylene-responsive transcription factor ERF024-like (The sequence of the model RefSeq protein was modified relative to this genomic sequence to represent the inferred CDS: inserted 2 bases in 1 codon) has protein sequence MSKSKDGGGNNASPLPQGGAMVCPGGHQVFWGVRQRKSSGKWVSEIREPRSPNRIWLGTFPTPEMAAVAYDVAALALKGKEAELNFPYATSSLPVPVSTSPRDIQVAAARAAAALCSGKTNVGTSENTAPLSEIPVPLQEKLVAEPEKIVGLLENSAAFEHFVDEDLIFDMPNVXANMAEGMLISPPRISFADEDGVSDENIKDENLWNFP, from the exons ATGTCGAAGTCTAAGGATGGGGGTGGCAATAATGCTTCACCGCTGCCTCAGGGTGGGGCAATGGTGTGTCCAGGAGGACACCAGGTTTTCTGGGGAGTGAGACAGAGGAAGAGTAGCGGGAAATGGGTTTCTGAAATAAGGGAGCCTAGGTCACCGAACAGAATATGGCTGGGTACATTTCCCACCCCGGAAATGGCGGCTGTGGCCTATGATGTGGCAGCGCTTGCTCTTAAGGGTAAAGAAGCGGAGCTCAACTTCCCATACGCGACTTCTTCTCTGCCTGTTCCCGTTTCCACCTCACCTCGTGACATTCAGGTGGCTGCAGCCAGAGCTGCGGCTGCTCTTTGCAGTGGCAAGACTAATGTTGGAACGTCTGAAAACACCGCCCCACTGTCAGAAATTCCAGTGCCTCTCCAAGAAAAGCTGGTGGCAGAGCCTGAAAAGATCGTGGGGCTGCTTGAAAACTCGGCTGCGTTCGAACATTTTGTTGACGAGGATTTGATCTTCGATATGCCGAATGT CGCTAATATGGCTGAAGGGATGCTGATAAGTCCTCCACGCATTAGCTTCGCAGATGAagatggtgtttctgatgaaaatattaaagatgaAAACCTCTGGAATTTTCCTTAA
- the LOC142546288 gene encoding uncharacterized protein LOC142546288: MMQTQKTLESQQSLMQSGQISGSLSFNGVLSKEDEEMSKSALSTFRAKEEEIEKKKMEVKEKVQAQLGRIEEETKRLATIPGLNALADPMKKEVSVVRKKIDSVNKELKPLGLSCQKKEKEYKEALESFNEKNKEKVQLITRLMELVSESERLRLKKLEELSKNIETLRLT; this comes from the exons ATGATGCAGACTCAGAAGACACTAGAGAGCCAGCAGTCTCTGATGCAATCTGGGCAGATTTCTGGGAGCTTGAGTTTTAACGGGGTTTTGAGTAAAGAAGACGAAGAGATGTCCAAATCCGCGCTCTCTACTTTCAGGGCTAAGGAAGAGGAGATTGAGAAGAAGAAAATGGAGGTTAAAGAGAAGGTTCAGGCGCAGCTGGGCCGGATTGAGGAGGAAACTAAGCGCTTGGCCACAATTCC TGGATTAA ATGCGTTAGCGGATCCGATGAAGAAGGAAGTCTCGGTTGTTCGTAAGAAAATCGATTCAGTAAACAAGGAGTTGAAGCCACTCGGGCTGTCTTGCCAGAAAAAG GAAAAAGAATACAAAGAAGCTCTTGAATCTTTCAACGAGAAGAACAAAGAGAAAGTACAGCTTATCACAAGATTGATGGAG TTGGTGAGTGAAAGCGAGAGATTGAGGTTGAAGAAATTGGAGGAACTGAGCAAGAACATCGAAACATTACGCTTAACCTAA